The Culex quinquefasciatus strain JHB chromosome 2, VPISU_Cqui_1.0_pri_paternal, whole genome shotgun sequence genome contains the following window.
caatagattaaaattttaaactttgttgtctTTGACTATTTGTCATTGCCAGTtgaatagaaatttaaaaaaaaacattatgcttggtaatttaaaattaatgaacATTGAAATTCCAGGTATTGATATGCTTTCggttgtttttcaaaaactgattaTTTATGTTGTTACTCtgcatcaaaataattttttcaatttttgaagtgaagtttttaggaatttatgtttttttactcaatctgtttgatttttcgaaattttgtccGATGATTTATATTGAATTTGTATAAAGAgttttcaatttgaaatcattctttgaaATAAGAACTGCCTATTATTTGAGGTTCtagaaaagtcgggaatttgaaaatgagatttgagtggtcaccctgctaTAGCTCGTGATTTCTCTTCTTTTATCTCGTGATTGCCAGCAAAGAGCATTCTCTTTATATCACTCCTTCTCTTTTGCTCGTTCAAGCACACTCGCCGGAGATTCTTTTGGTGTCTCAGCAAACCGCAATGAAAGAACGCGAGCTTCTGTGACTTATGTGTGAAGGATAGGATTGAACGTTGGGAAATGGATTTCGGGCATGAGAACTTaaagtttgatatttttacaaacctTACAGGGTATAATTTGTGTTTTACTCTGTATATTTGACGATTGAATCAGAACGATCtgttcaattcttttttttttaatcctaagCTCATTTACGGCTATCTAGATGTCGTTAGTCTGGATGGACCGAATtaactgaaatttggggtggcGACTACCAAAATATAATataatcaattattttctaCAGTAAACATATTGTTGTAATATCCTTCATTTTCATTTCAGCACCTAAAATCATATCCGGTGGCACCCCAGCAGTATCCTCCAAAAAGACGACCAACCCCTCACCCGGCGGCAACAAACTCGATCTGAAAGCACCCCGCAAAATCCAACTGGTTCTGCACAAGGAAAAGTTCACCGAAAAAAGTAACCCCTTTCAAAAGGAAAACACAACTGCATTTGATAAGGAGAAAAGTGGTCCCAACCCAACACTTGAGAAGGGAAAAAAGGAAGAAAAGGAAAAGTTAAAGCTAACTGATAAAGATAAGAAAAAGCCAAGTGAAAAGGAAAAAGAAAAGCCCAAGTTGCCTCCTGAAAAGGAGAAGCAAAGGGAAGCTCCAGCTCCGGCACGATCTCCATCCGGAAGCGAAAGGCGTAAAGAAAAGCCGAAAGAATCGAAAGAGATGGAAAAGATCGTCGAAGCACCTCCGCCCAGAAGAAAGCGAAGCCGGCAGCGATCGCGCGATCGCCGGGAACACGATCACCGCTCGCGTAATTTCGACGGCGAGGACAGACCACCCCGGCATCGCTCGCGGGTAGCTGACCGGGGCGGTGGTCGCGACAGCACGAGGAGGGATCGTCACCGGCGAAGCGCTTCGCGGCACGATCGTGGCCGAAGGCGAGGAGAGGAAGGTTTCTCCAGGGATTCGAGAAGAAAGACTCCGGGTGCGGAACTGAGACCGAAGCTGTCGAGCTATACCAGTGGCGGCAGCGCTAGTAAGAGAAGGTCACGATCGAGGCCACGTGACAAAGACAAGATGAAGGGGGTGGCGGCGGTGCCGCCTCCGACGACGATGCGGCTTCTGCCGCCGCGGGAGAAAACCCCGGAGGTGGAGCGATCCGTACCCAAGTCGTCCACGCCGCAGACAAGTATTACTCCGCCGCTTTCGTCCATGGTAGAACGCCCAAAACGCGCCGAAGGCGAAGTGGTCCAATCCCTTCTATCGATCCTACGGTACACGATCAGCCCGCCGGTCATCAGTTGGCAGTCCAAGATCGTCACCGCAGCTACGACGACCCCCGTTCGAAAGGAAACCCAGTCGGTCACCTCGGTTCCAACCGTAATCCGCGCCCTCCAAGTTTACGGCGACGATGAGCGAACCGACGACGAAGCGGGTGACTCGAAGGAACCCTCGAAGAAGTCGGCGGACAAGCGGAAGAAGAGCGACCGATCGTCGAAGCACCACAAAAAGGACAAGAAGCAACGGGACTCGAAGAAGAGGGAGCGCAAGAAGGAGTCTTCTCCGAAGAGGAGGAAAAAGTCTAAAGACAGAAAGAAGGAGGAGCGAAAGCGGAAAAAAGATTCGACGGAGCCGAAAGATCGCGAGGTGATCGAGGACGAAGAACCGCCAACGCCGCCTCCGGCGGACGTTGCGGCTGCGGCGTCGACGGATAGCACCGAAACCGATCCGGACGTTTCGCTGCCGGAGGAGGAGGATGATGACTTTGAAGACGGCGATGACCTGGAGATGGAGGAGCGAATCGTCAAGCGGATCAAGCTGGAGAAGCTGGACGAGCGCGATCAGCAGCTGTACGGGGAGATCAAGATCGATTACAGTATTGTCAAGCAGGAACCGGTCACGACCGACGAAGAAAAGGACAAGCGAGCAGAGACTCCGAAGGCGGCTGCAGAACCCCCGCGGGAGGACTCTCCTCAGGAAGCTGAAAAGTCCAAGTTTAGCTGCTCGTTCCTGAACGATCTCGGTAAACCGAGGGACGACTCGTTGCAGAAGGCGGAAGACTCGCAGGAGAAACCGGACCTGGAGGACCGCAACCGAAACGAGACGGATTCGCCCGACACGGACGACTACGCGTCCAACTGGGAGGACGATTTTAGCCCGATGACGGCGAAAGCCAAAGCGGTCGTTGAGACACCAAAAGCGCCCAAGGTCGACGAGAAGCCGGCGGATGTTGAGTCGGAGAAGCGGGCGCGTCTCGTGCCGAAGAGTTGCCACGAGGAGATCATCCCGCTGGACGATTTGCTCAACGTGCAGAACCAGCTGAAGACGATGAAGAGCAAGCTGGAGAAGGGAGAGCTGCTGGACGGGATCACGCCGCTGGAGAAGGTTCCGGCTAAGACTGTGGTGGCGATGCCGGTGAGTTCCGCGACGGAAATCCCTGAAAAGTTGGCCAGTGAGTACGAGACGTTTATGAAGACGCTAAATGAGGAGAATCTTGGGTTGGAGAAGGTCGATCCGGTTACGGACGCGATCGAGATGCCGTTGGTTGAGGGTAAGAAGTCCGGCAAGCGGAGAAGCTCTTCCAGCACGACAAGCAGCACCAGTTCCACGACGGGCAGTTCCAGCTCCAGTTCCGAGTCCAGCTCGAGCTCATCGTCCAGTTCCAGTTCTAGTTCTTCCGATTCCGATTCGGACACCAGCTCGGAAGACAAGGGCAAAAAGGTCAAGAAAAAGAAGGTCGTCCTGATCAAGCGCAAGAAGAACATGCTGAAGCCGATCGTGTCCGTCGAGGAGCTCGGCAAAATGGCCAGTGAGCTGGTTGATCCGGAACCAGAAGAAGAAGACACCCCCAAGATGCAACCCGAACCGCCCAAGCTCGTCATTCCTGAACATCTACTGCCAAAGCCACGACTTCCGACGGTCCTGCCAACCGTCAACTCCAAGATCTACAGCATCCGCAACGATTCGACCAGCGATGAACAGCTCGTATCTGCCGCAGCCGCCACTCCCTCCCCAGCCAAACCCCTCGAGCTGGAGCGTGACTCGCCGGTCAAGCTGAAGATCGCGTCCAAAACCAAACTCAACCCAGCGATCTCATCCTCTGCGTTGCTTGGCGGCGCGGACGAGGAAGAGACGAAACCAATGGTCGAATCTCAACCTCCGGAACCACCGGAACCGAGGTCGAAGCGATCCCGAGATCGCGATCGTCACCGACGATCGAAAGATCGCAGTCCTCGACGGAGCGGAGATCTGCTTCCGCCGAAACGACGCTCCAGGGAACGCCGCAGCCGTAGCAAATCCAAGGAGCACCACAAACGTCACTCGCTGGAACGTGATCGCGACCGGCGGAAGGATCGATCGCGGCACTCGTCGAGTCCTTCTCGGCGACGCATTCGCAGTCCTCCGCCGCCGCGAAGATCGTCGCGACGAACGCGGTCCAGGTCGCGCAGCTTGAGTCCAGCGATGCTGCGGAGGCCACCGAGTCCACCACCCCAGGAGGATCGCGATCGGAGGAGGTCGTCCAGATCTTCGCCAACGTTCTACCAGCGACCGCCTTCTCCGAAGGAGAAACCTCCTGGGGAGAACCAGATCGACGTTGTTACGAGTTCCGGCGGGGGTAGTCA
Protein-coding sequences here:
- the LOC119766737 gene encoding zinc finger CCCH domain-containing protein 13-like, coding for MDVEDDSSNTREQSCTPPLPNTDLTDIEIMKFGDSKSAVDGTIGGLSLESQGEALLELAQALCSKGEADKNGDRKGVGPTEDGKKDKEAASGDGGKKERIKPPKIISGGTPAVSSKKTTNPSPGGNKLDLKAPRKIQLVLHKEKFTEKSNPFQKENTTAFDKEKSGPNPTLEKGKKEEKEKLKLTDKDKKKPSEKEKEKPKLPPEKEKQREAPAPARSPSGSERRKEKPKESKEMEKIVEAPPPRRKRSRQRSRDRREHDHRSRNFDGEDRPPRHRSRVADRGGGRDSTRRDRHRRSASRHDRGRRRGEEGFSRDSRRKTPGAELRPKLSSYTSGGSASKRRSRSRPRDKDKMKGVAAVPPPTTMRLLPPREKTPEVERSVPKSSTPQTSITPPLSSMVERPKRAEGEVVQSLLSILRYTISPPVISWQSKIVTAATTTPVRKETQSVTSVPTVIRALQVYGDDERTDDEAGDSKEPSKKSADKRKKSDRSSKHHKKDKKQRDSKKRERKKESSPKRRKKSKDRKKEERKRKKDSTEPKDREVIEDEEPPTPPPADVAAAASTDSTETDPDVSLPEEEDDDFEDGDDLEMEERIVKRIKLEKLDERDQQLYGEIKIDYSIVKQEPVTTDEEKDKRAETPKAAAEPPREDSPQEAEKSKFSCSFLNDLGKPRDDSLQKAEDSQEKPDLEDRNRNETDSPDTDDYASNWEDDFSPMTAKAKAVVETPKAPKVDEKPADVESEKRARLVPKSCHEEIIPLDDLLNVQNQLKTMKSKLEKGELLDGITPLEKVPAKTVVAMPVSSATEIPEKLASEYETFMKTLNEENLGLEKVDPVTDAIEMPLVEGKKSGKRRSSSSTTSSTSSTTGSSSSSSESSSSSSSSSSSSSSDSDSDTSSEDKGKKVKKKKVVLIKRKKNMLKPIVSVEELGKMASELVDPEPEEEDTPKMQPEPPKLVIPEHLLPKPRLPTVLPTVNSKIYSIRNDSTSDEQLVSAAAATPSPAKPLELERDSPVKLKIASKTKLNPAISSSALLGGADEEETKPMVESQPPEPPEPRSKRSRDRDRHRRSKDRSPRRSGDLLPPKRRSRERRSRSKSKEHHKRHSLERDRDRRKDRSRHSSSPSRRRIRSPPPPRRSSRRTRSRSRSLSPAMLRRPPSPPPQEDRDRRRSSRSSPTFYQRPPSPKEKPPGENQIDVVTSSGGGSQSNDQSPVAGYKKSVADSTISDAELESQKRKPPTAAAATAAQGFSESSAYNNMYSKTYGYYGPEDMVLEGPEGGDSPKRPSLDDRINIVLGINGTEVAKPPEHYGDYQPIQTHLHDNQAQPPPQQQQPYPYPGPRPMMHHHYPPQQQQGYPPQDYPHPGYGQPGAPRPPFYRGPAPGQGWQLSPHGSAMSPAGHPHMRPYPNNLYHHPNPAGPPPPLPSTTEPGKTLVKQVGNVLEIVPTAVSAPPLKTTPPPTPVEPPTQQPPTGYLLTTGGGASTSPLIPLNCLVPKILTAEELKLRHERRLELKKKIRTEREKKRMEKKMRKEKLKMEVKRLLGETATVATVSSDEEDFDEAKHRAVLASLNRGYDKSILRTKTGACVARKTVLFADGVAPGDESSSSGAEALRSPAKLNASKQRKRLRRKRTLKATGRKRLMERLKLPDLDLEEKEHVDPELEAMPPPPPPPGTPPPMLPQPRCINPPPVQMIDFRDAPPMLPFRAGGTSTPSSASSAGGSGMPSSAYSSPAGSGSGGGGSQQQQQSPGPNGGAGGGSSGSGINPGGSAGGNNPSHPMNNLTGQIPPPPPPGSSSQNNFRNLPPHMRPHLLPTPPPPASHHHYNHLLQPPLPPPPPPSHHHMVGQHPMKPLRGGGHHRDGVLVHPIETIGSGGPVQQPPPQMPMRYSLSYEGPH